The following is a genomic window from Dioscorea cayenensis subsp. rotundata cultivar TDr96_F1 chromosome 10, TDr96_F1_v2_PseudoChromosome.rev07_lg8_w22 25.fasta, whole genome shotgun sequence.
GCCATCACCAACTAATCAACTATTGCGGACAGGATCTGTATATTGACCTTTCTTTGGTCGGGCTTCAATTAGCATATCTAAATTGTTATTGTCTTGTAAAAGGCTTTTTGAAGCTAATTTCGAGATTGTTACCAATAGAAAACCTATATGTTTGAGTATTGAACATAATCTATGCAAACATGGTGACCTTATGATCACTCTCAGTTATATTGGAATTCTTGCCTAGGTAAGCTTTTGCAGTTGAGATCATTGTTTTTACATGAAGATCTAATGCATGATCATGGTGATTGCTGTAATCAAAACTACATCTTCGATCCATTGgacaaaatcatgaaattttaacTCTTTCCCTTCCTGAGTTGGCAAATTTTCTCTTGCAAATAGATTTGCTAAAGACCTCGTGAATACTATTTTCCAACTCTCAGATCATGAAATTTGTTTGTAAGAACTGGTTGTTATGGGCCTTTTTTTCTTGAAGAAACCGTGCTTATTCAAAGGAGATAAGATGAAACCCAAAACAAATGGAATAGTCGCTTTCGTAGCTATAAATTAAGACAGATGAATTTAGTTGTTAGGACTTCGAAGAAATTCACAAGATATACTTTGTGATGGGCAGAGCTTTTGCAAGCTGGAATATCCATGGTTAGTCAGATGATGCAGCATAATCTGTTCTCCATTTTTTTGCGGTTCTCTTTTTGTTGTCCTCTCTCTGAAGTTTTATCTTTGACTTCCTTTTGCAGTCTGTATCTTTTAGGCACACCACTGTTGACAGCGTAAGAGATTGACCAGACTTGTATATGGTTGTCTTTCATTTATCTCTTGACGCAATCAGTTTCAtcaaatagagagagagagagagagagagagatttctCATTGGTTTAAGCTAATGTTGAATAATTACTGTTGGAGTTCTAATTGTCCAAGTAGGTATCATATACAGATTTTTTAGCATAGTTGCTTGAAAAGCTGTATGGGATTCAAGCAACAATACTTgatatattattgtttgtttatattttttttttcaagtttattTGGTCGTGGGGTAATTACAAGTTAATGGGAATTTATGGGAGGTATTCACTGCTTTTGGGCTAAAACTCCCATATTCCACAATACATGTGGAGGTTTGATGGGAGCTTCCTTCATAGGGATGCTCTACATATGAGTATGAACAGAATGGAATTGAATCTCAGGATCTGGTTAACAAAAGTCTAATATTAGGTGGAGACATAATGCAGGTCAGAGTATGTGTTCAAGTGGTGCTTTgctttttatatacaaattccTAAGTTATTTCCTTCAATGATAATTTTACAGTAGTGAATTGGCGTTGCGGAGATCCTGGATCCATTTATGCAAGTTTAGTTGGTTGATGGGGGTAGATACAGGAGTTACAATGATGGtttgttaatattaaatttgtactTGTAGAGACATAATTGATGCCATGTTATGTGTCATGACTATGGTGCTTCATAGAATTCAGCTCCTTGCGCAGGTCCTAGATTCAAATTCAATGCCGTGGAGCTTTTTGGATATAAAGTATGTTTGATCTTTTTGCAATAGTCACTTTCTATTTACCTTATTCTTTGCTGTGGAAATCTAAAAGACTGATCTGTGTTATGCAATGGATATAGTTGTTTCTGCTTTGTATTGTTATTTTCTCTTTTGACAGCAACATTTCACTTTTTTACATGGTTGGATTGGATTGGATCGGATTGGATTGGATCTTTCTAATACATTTACAAGTATGGTAAGCTGCATTTGTTCTTATCGTTTTTGGTATGAGATGGAGCTTATTCATTCTTAATGCATTTGTTGTGCACACACTTATACCTATCAAACAACTGAAGatgaaattctaaaattcatgCTGAACTTtgctcttttattttgtttggacTTTGTATTCCTGTATTACAGTCTGTTAGAAGAGTGCAAAAATTTGTAtctattgttttgtttattcATACTTATTTCTTTCCCTCACAAAGTATGAGAGTAATAagatattttttactttttcgtTTTGCAAAATGTGAATAAATCAACCTTCAACTTTTCAATCTGACtttctagagagagagagagagagagagagagagagagagagagagagtaaaatAACAACTCTTTCTGTAACAAAGGAAGGTTGTTCATaacatgtttgtttatttacagAGCAGCAATTTTCATGGAAATCAACATTACTGATGTGTTGATCTCAATACATTTCCTCTAAGCAATGCTCTACTTATGCCATAATCCAAAGCAAACCTGGTTCAGCAGTGAACttaaagaaacaaattatgaaaacattaaaatctatttttatatataaatacatacacacTCCCTTAATTAATCATGAGACATGCACTGAAGAAGCTAGATCCATAAAAATGtcaggaataataataatatcactgGCAGTACTACTCCTCATCCTCTGTAACTCAAGTCCATCAAGTTTAGCAGACAACAACCCACTCCAAGACCTCTGCCCAACAACATCCTCCACTCCCAATCCCATCTTCTTAAACGGTTATCTCTGCAAGAACCCAACCACAATCACAGCATCCGACTTCAAGACATCCAAAATCAACCACCCTGGAAACACCGACAACTACGCCCGTTCCTCAACCGACATCCTCACACCCATCGAGTTCCCTGGACTCAACACGATGGGTCTCTCCATATCGCGCACGGACATGGCCATGGATGGCGCCGTGTTACCTCACTACCACCCACGCGCCACTGAAATCCTCTTCGTTTCGCTCGGCACCGTCATTGTGGGTTTCGGCGATAGCAAAGGGCGTCTTTTCTTGAAAACACTCAGAGAGGGTGATGTGTTCTTGGTCCCGCGCGCTTTGCCGCATTTTTGTGTTAATGCTGGGTACGGGCTGGCTACCTTTTTCTCGGCGCTTAATAGCCAGAACCCAGGCTTTGTCAGCCTTGTTGGCAACCTTTACTCTTCGTCCAATGATGCTGTCATGCTGCCCAGGTTGCTCTCTCTCAGGACAAACTTCGCTGTGGACtctactagtactaactacaCTACAACCACTGCTTCCTTCTTTGATTTCTTCACATAATTTGTTCCATAAAACACACTAtttgttataatataataatacgatgatgatggtgatgaattgatgatgatgaatacGTTATGTAGCGTTTATTACACACGATATGATCCTAGCCGCTCATCAGCTTTCCCAACATGATGAGTGGCAGCGATATGAGAACGCTTGCGTGTGAcgttttctctctctctctctatatatatatatacatgtatgatTTTCGAAATTCAAATCTCCGAGCGAGAGGGAGAGAGAGCGGAAAATGGCGGTGCTCTGTTTCGTGCTTGATCTCCGGAGTTTATTGCCTCCAATTCTTCGAGATTTGAAGGAGGTGGTGTTTTAGATCTATTGATCATGGGTTTGGTATTGGTTTTTCATTTTGGgatttatttgatgttttctgGTGGTGAATAGGCATTGGTTCAGCTTGGAAATCTCTATGTGGCTTCATGTGGGAGAGGGGAGAGGGAGAGATCGATGAGCGGGAGGCCGATCCTCCTAGATCGGATGGGTTTGTGCTACATTCGTGGGAGCAAAACCCCATCGTCTTCCCCTGAGGttcctttttgttttaattctttcAGCGTTTATACTGTTCTTCTCtttgattttctagattttcTCTACATGAAGAGAGTTTGAGCAATGAGAGCATGTTGATTTGAATGCTGGAATCATTtacatttgattatttgaaagaaatttcctGCTATGTGATTTGTGCATTGAATTGGTAGTTGGAATTGCACGATTTGCAGAAAGAGAAGAACATTTTGGATTAGATTTTTATCCATTAATGTTCTTCTCCTTTTGTACTGATTGCATAATGAAATTCAACAGCTGAAGATAGTGTATAGACCTGCTGAAATTTTCAATCTCCGTGATTTCCATCATGCTGTCAACAGCTTGCCATTGGACTGCTTTCTTCCTGACTTGGTTGATTCAATAGCTATGGCAAGTGAAAATCAAGGTAACCATGACATAATGCACCATTCTTGTAACGCCATCTTCTGTCCGGCTATGAAACATATCTACATGACCACTGCATTGAGAAAACctatttatttgatattgagaagattctaaaataaaaataaggcaAGCAGGGGTTTGGCTACACTAAAATGAGAATGGCCCACGTTGGCTTTGGTTTCGTTCTAATTTATATTTGTCCTCACAGAGTTGACTCTTGCAAGCCTTCTCAGCGATAAAGCATTGTACTCATGGGGCGGTGACTCTGTTTCAAAGAAAGTAATTGTGGTCGGCTCCATTGCATTTAAAAACAATGAAGCTCTTCATGAATCTCTTATGGTAtgatattgatttttcacaagACTTTAAAATGTGTAGAGTCTCTAACTTTATACCAGTCTAGAGTTGTCAGGCTTTGTCTCTGACTCCTATAATGAAATAGCATGCTGCAGATAGATGTGTTGCTGTGGAGTTCGTGTTATTGGATCATGAAGAAACAAATGCACCCCACATTATGCTTGAGAAGCTTAAGGAATTCACTTGTAGCATTAATGACCTGGAGAATTGTGTCCTAAGGAAGTATCTTCCTGGTGAGAAAACTATTAAGTATTAACAAAGACAGTGACATCTTATTCGACAGATTTACAGTAGTTTTATAATCTTACAATGTCAAttgcatttttagttttttacttCCCTGCATGCGCATAGTTTGTAAGCTGGCAAGGTTTAAAAAATGGAATCAGAATGATATTCTTTGTCCTGGAGAGCCTATACTAGGCTAAGCATGTTTATGAGTCATTTAAAATTGGCCAGGCTCTTTTAATAGAGTTCACTTGCATGCTAACAGCTAACTAGCATGCCAGCTAAGTGatctattgatttatttatttttatcaacaaAACTGATTATTTCCAAAATCACAGTGAAATCCAGGAAGGTAGAAATAAGATTACATGCCTGTGTGCTTAGTTAATAATCTTAAAATGAAGCCTCTTGTGTTTTCTTGGTAGCCTCTGTTTCTCTTATAAACCACacatgaataattttaaaattgcaGATGCTTTGATCTTGGGTGGCCTTGTAAGACGGTGGCTTCAAGAACTAAGGAATGATACGGAAGAACCTCTGCAGGCCATTTTTAGTTTCAAAGATTACCTTGTGGGTTCTAGAAACCAAATCATCTGTAATCTATTCTCCTCCACTAATCAGATCATTGATGGCTTTAAACCTTGTCAGGTAAATTAGCATGTCATCTGTGGTGTCAGGTTCACTATTCCAGTAAATATCATTCAATTTGCTAGGCTTTTGAAATTAGTTTGCGCAAGAGAACTCTTCATCTAGCTTCTCTATGTGGTGATTCTATATCAAGATCGTTTTAAGCAACACCCTTTAAAGTATCATGTTATAGAATAtaggtaaataaataattgtaacTCCTTCAGCACTGTACCTTGAAGTTTGAAGGAATCATCCTCTTCTATGCAATTAAGTCATTCCTAATTGAAATTACGCAGCCTTCCATTTGAAATCATGCTTATGCGCAGAAAGTTCTGATAGGTTTGCAGGTGCCATGGTCATCCTCTCGATGGTTATGTCAGTAATAGGACAAAAAGTTCTTGTTGTCCTGTTACAAGAAATGAGCTTGGGCCATCAGATTTGGTTGAGAATGCAGTAAGGGTTGGAGAAGAAACTATCTTATTTTTGCCCTCCTTTGATTTCTCTACAAATCTCCGGCAGATTTCTGCTCCTATAATTTTCAATGTTGTTGAGCGCACCAGCTTGACCTCCCTAAATGAAGGTACAATTTGATCGACGCAAAcattatttctttcatttagAGCATGTGAAATTTGGCCACAGCATAAGCCTTTACTTGTATAGGTAACACAGCAAATTGATTATTACAACTATTTTCATTAACATGTATTTAAAGATTGTCTGTCTGGTTACATGTAGAAAGGAAATCAACGCATtcttaaaaatgaaaaacatggaacTTTTTCAACGTACCTTGTTAGATAAATTAGCAGGAACTACATGTTATATCAGGAAGCTCCTTTCTGTGAACAGGTGTGACAGTAGGGACATCCTTTATAGTTACTCCAGTTGCTCCTCACGAAATGGAAGCTGTTTCGGATGACTGTGCTGAGTCTGAGCTGAACATTCAATGCAAGAAGTTTTTAATTATGCTTTGTTAATAGTTtaaatttctttgaatctcttctCTGCTTAATGTAGCTTTTCACGTGCTGTGTGGAGCTCTTTTCCATCTTGATCAAGGGTTGGTTTGTTCTTCAACTTGTAATACGGAGACTATGAAGGATGGAACACTTCAATCCTTCTATATTCTTCAGCCTTCAGATAGAGGACCAATGCTTTTGAGGGTAATATCCTCTAATTTCTGCTGGTATAGTGGATTGATTTTCTGGCGTATGGTTTTTAAAACAGCAAGGTTCTCTGGATGACCATGGATGTGATGAAAACCATCTGAGCTAAAAAATGCTTGTGTCTTAAGTGATTCTGTTTGCTTATGTtgtaatacaaataaaaacgcGCTTGATTGGTTTGCTATATttaactaaatttaaaattaaaaaaaaaaattggttctttgtttggttgttccttgtttttggtttaCTTAGATAATTTGTTCACTGCAATTTTGACTGATTGAACTGCAGAGGCTTGCTGGATCTGAAGAAGTTTTACCACTACCTGAATTTAGTCAATTGAAAGATGTGGTGATACCAGAGGAGATTGCAAACTCTATCCAAGCATCATTATCAAAGGTGcaaagttgttgttgttgttgtttttgcttttgaacTTTGTTGCAAATGCTTACAAATGTTAGCACTAATATGACTGCCTGTAATTGCAATGAGCACTAGCATATgactcctttattatttttcctcctTGAAACTGATGTTCAACGCGTTCACGGCTCATTTATCCACCTGCTATATGCTGACATGTTGCATGGGATCATGGTTCTTTTCAGATTGACCAAAGAGACTATAATCCTCTTCAGCATGATAGAGGTCTCCATTCAGGGCTAAACAGGCTTGTAAAGGAAAGCTTGCAATTTGGGTAAGTGACGCCTTATTATTTCTTGTGATGCCCATTATTAGAACCCAGAAAAGAATTTTGTAGGTTATGAGAATTCTTTGATACTTCAAATTTAGAATCTAACAGTGAGATATAACATCTTCTTAAACCGCTGCTGAATTCTATGCAATTTGATTGTCAGATCTATCCATTATCCCCTTCAAGTTGAGACAAGTCCTAGAGCCGAACACCCTTCTCTTAATAAAGGGCCCCTTACACGACAGTCCTTGATTGGCCAAGGTTCTGTTCCAGAGATACATccaaaccaaaataaagaagaaaatgcCTCTACATGTTTTACAGAAGAGTGGGAAGAGCTACTTGTCATTGATGAAATGAATGATAACTTTTCTCCTTCCAGCTTATCCAAACCAAAGGTCCAAAATTGCACCATGCAAGTTCAGACAAAACCTTTAGATGACAAAACTTGGCGAATTTTGGAGAGACTGGAGGCCccaaagcaacaaaaaccagaTGCAAATTCACCATTAATCTCTGGTAATTTGATAAGTGGACCAATTAAAAAGCCTCTACTCCCGTTAAAATCAAAGTCAAGCCCACCATTGAAGCCCAATTTCCAGAGACCGAAAAGGAAGCAAAGGTAGGGTATAAGGCGCTTGATAACGGAGCTAGGTCATTAGCAGAATTGTCAACAGGTATGTTTTTCGTTTTTGTACATTCACCTGGTTAATCATGCTTACTTATCAATTACCTGTGCATGCACACACATACAGAAACACATACACATGCATAGATGTTATCACACAGAGCGTTATGTAGTGAAAATCCCTTATATTACTGAACTCAATCAGTGCCACTGGCGTCTATGCTTACTCTGTTCAAACTGGGAAAAAACTTTAAGTCCTTTCCACACTTGAGATTCTTGTTAGATTAAGCGGTTCACAGTTGGTTGCATGCCTGGTGTTGCAGAAAAGCAAGTACATGTAAACCCTTATAATGTTCTGTGACTGAATGAAGATTGTACTGGGCCATCTTTGGGAGGGCATTCATTCGTATGAATGACTGTTGCAAGTTGTGTTTGACTTTAGTTGATTTTATgtcaaacaataaataaatctgAATCTTAGCATGCCTTGTTTTTTTCCAAATCATATGCATGATCTCTATGTTTGGAACGTTTACTATTCTTGCTGAACTGATGTTAGTGATCAGGCATGAAATAGTAGATCTTGCAGGAATTCAGTGCTATGTGTGCAACTCTTTGAGATTGTGACTTAGTTCAATTTAGGGCCCATTAGTTTCACCGGAAGTGTGAGTGGCAATGGTTAGTGGCTGAAGTGGGTTGGTTTTCTTTCCCTTTAATTGTTCATTTCACCGTAAATGAACAAGTGATTCTTTCTTCACTTCACTGAGTTCATATTGTTTGAATTCAGCTCCTTAGTTCTGACCTATCATAGCCTGATATGtgtcattagttttttttaaaatatatgttagaCTGTAATAGGCTAAAACTAGAAAATACCATGGTTCTCGAACTGAGCAATATGAACTCCACTCCACTTCcctcctttatttttaattaatagccACTCCAGTATTTTTTGTAAGTAaagtggagaaaaaaaaattgaataatatataatttcacCTGCTTCCATTCCTCTCAAACATCCCGATCTCATTGGAGGTATAATGAAACTGTGGATCACTTTGGggtctttccatttttttgtcaaaatgagcacataaagtgtttttttttaaaaaaaaaaaaaaaaactttttaaccACTCTAAATAGGTGGGATTTTCGCTTACTTATTCACTTCTTGACATTTCCGGAGGATCATGTAAATTCAGGCAAGTTTGAAATCAGTTCACATTTCAAGAGCCAGACGGATGCTATCTACATTACATCATTAAAGGTGACATCCTGGTAATTAAGACTAGTGTCATCTGTCCTCTTGCTTTTTGGTATTGTTTTTCCCCCTTAGGCCAAATGTCTATCATGGTTCTTTAGTGGGTCTTTGGTTTGTTGACATTGAAGTGGAATGTGGAGCCGTGGCACGCACATCTTGTCATGGTTACTGCTCTACAGCTGATAAGCATGTGCGTCGTTGAGAGCCACTCCGGAGTGTCACTGACTCAACTAGGTTGGTTTTGATTCACAATGGTGGCATGTAAAGGTAACAACACTCACATGCATTTCTTATCTAGAAGAAGTGATACAACGCCAACCACTCGCTGAGTCGTTCGTACTCAAAACAGGAGTGGTGGGACGAGTGAGAGGGAATCTTTTGTCCTGCTCTTTTCATTGATGGATTCTTTAGCCACGTTCCATGTGAATCAGAAGCAATGtcatttatatgatttttaaataattaaaattttttgttttaatatatatatatatatatatatattaatatatatcttcTCTGTTTGCagggaaaaaataaaagtgtGAGTAATTgacattttatgaaaaaataaatacgaAATGAACTTGTAGGCTCGAAATATATCATTTCTAGAAGGTGAAATATTCTGATATGACAAGTGGGAACCTAGTTGTATACACTATACACCACGCAGTTACCTTGTAACttgtacaaatatataaatatatacattggGAGTTGAACAACCCATTTGTCCTTGGTGGGTGAACACTTCATGTTACCCTATATTTTATGTTAGTATTCCTTGGGATGGTGGCCCAAACTCTCCACTAAAATAACTCAAAACAATTAGGTCAGCTAGATTCATAAACAAAGTTGTTGGGGGAGATTAATTAAgttagaaaattttttattaggaCGTGGTTAATCAGAACCTAGCTAAAAGTTCTCCTTGTGGAAGTCAAACTTGGTGGACGTCTTCCTGGAA
Proteins encoded in this region:
- the LOC120270154 gene encoding uncharacterized protein LOC120270154; translated protein: MAVLCFVLDLRSLLPPILRDLKEALVQLGNLYVASCGRGERERSMSGRPILLDRMGLCYIRGSKTPSSSPELKIVYRPAEIFNLRDFHHAVNSLPLDCFLPDLVDSIAMASENQELTLASLLSDKALYSWGGDSVSKKVIVVGSIAFKNNEALHESLMHAADRCVAVEFVLLDHEETNAPHIMLEKLKEFTCSINDLENCVLRKYLPDALILGGLVRRWLQELRNDTEEPLQAIFSFKDYLVGSRNQIICNLFSSTNQIIDGFKPCQVCRCHGHPLDGYVSNRTKSSCCPVTRNELGPSDLVENAVRVGEETILFLPSFDFSTNLRQISAPIIFNVVERTSLTSLNEGVTVGTSFIVTPVAPHEMEAVSDDCAESELNIQSFHVLCGALFHLDQGLVCSSTCNTETMKDGTLQSFYILQPSDRGPMLLRRLAGSEEVLPLPEFSQLKDVVIPEEIANSIQASLSKIDQRDYNPLQHDRGLHSGLNRLVKESLQFGSIHYPLQVETSPRAEHPSLNKGPLTRQSLIGQGSVPEIHPNQNKEENASTCFTEEWEELLVIDEMNDNFSPSSLSKPKVQNCTMQVQTKPLDDKTWRILERLEAPKQQKPDANSPLISGNLISGPIKKPLLPLKSKSSPPLKPNFQRPKRKQR
- the LOC120270398 gene encoding germin-like protein 11-1, which produces MGRAFASWNIHGTPLLTADIIDAMLCVMTMVLHRIQLLAQQHFTFLHGWIGLDRIGLDLSNTFTILLLILCNSSPSSLADNNPLQDLCPTTSSTPNPIFLNGYLCKNPTTITASDFKTSKINHPGNTDNYARSSTDILTPIEFPGLNTMGLSISRTDMAMDGAVLPHYHPRATEILFVSLGTVIVGFGDSKGRLFLKTLREGDVFLVPRALPHFCVNAGYGLATFFSALNSQNPGFVSLVGNLYSSSNDAVMLPRLLSLRTNFAVDSTSTNYTTTTASFFDFFT